From Chiloscyllium plagiosum isolate BGI_BamShark_2017 chromosome 47, ASM401019v2, whole genome shotgun sequence, the proteins below share one genomic window:
- the LOC122544228 gene encoding probable G-protein coupled receptor 139: MAVADQLVIITEVILKRITSYYFPGSFLQITVVCSIIKVLRRSSIDNSVWLTVAFSFDRFIAICYQKLKAKYCTNKNAAMVIAAICSLLCLKNVPFYFTYKPKEIINNVQWFCDIKSSFYTDAAWFVFDWLDTILTPLLPFAIIMLLNALTVRHILVANQIRKGLRGQSKGCNHNDPEMESRKKSIILLFAVSGSFILLWLLYVLQFFYYIIAKTSGPKDNDSLYVFEQVGYIFRSLSCCTNTFIYGVTQTKFREQFKNVMKRPFTLLFEVMNNKIRLK; encoded by the coding sequence atggcagttgCTGATCAACTCGTCATTATCACAGAGGTTATACTAAAGCGGATTACTTCTTATTATTTCCCTGGTTCTTTCCTTCAAATAACAGTTGTGTGCAGTATTATTAAAGTCCTGCGTCGGTCATCAATAGATAACTCTGTCTGGTTAACCGTTGCTTTCTCTTTTGATCGTTTTATTGCCATTTGTTACCAGAAGCTGAAAGCAAAGTACTGTACAAATAAGAATGCAGCAATGGTAATTGCTGCAATCTGCagtctgctttgtttaaaaaacgTTCCCTTTTATTTCACATACAAACCAAAGGAGATAATAAACAACGTACAATGGTTCTGTGATATAAAGTCAAGCTTTTACACTGATGCTGCTTGGTTCGTATTTGACTGGCTTGACACGATATTAACACCGCTGCTTCCATTTGCTATCATTatgttgctcaatgctctgacagtcaggCATATTCTGGTGGCAAATCAAATCCGGAAGGGACTGAGAGGGCAAAGCAAGGGTTGTAATCACAATGATCCAGAAATGGAGAGCCGAAAAAAGTCTATAATTTTGCTCTTCGCTGTATCAGGGAGTTTCATACTTTTGTGGCTTTTATATGTCCTGCAATTCTTCTACTATATCATTGCTAAAACCAGTGGCCCCAAGGATAATGACTCTTTATACGTCTTTGAGCAAGTTGGATATATATTTCGCAGTTTAAGTTGCTGTACAAATACCTTTATTTATGGAGTGACTCAGACAAAGTTCAGAGAGCAGTTCAAGAACGTGATGAAACGCCCATTCACGCTTCTTTTTGAAGTGATGAATAATAAAATACGTCTGAAATGA
- the LOC122544229 gene encoding EEF1A lysine methyltransferase 3-like: MTAQQEQKLPIIFDYHFDQSRLTSRYEFCGYELNITRDFSKNLGIPAVIWEPGRVLCQFFEKEDINFTGKKVIELGAGTGIVGILAILLGGDVTLTDEPIVLSQIQYNVSNNIPAASLHRSEVAALSWGKDNDQFPSDYDYILGSDIVYKSYEFHLLINTLLHLSNPNTIIYFSTKMRQEMGAITFHENLIPQHFNSEIVHRVSEKDINVYKITKKCSII; the protein is encoded by the exons ATGACTGCCCAGCAGGAACAGAAGCTGCCTATCATATTCGACTACCATTTTGACCAAAGCAGACTAACTAGTCGTTATGAGTTTTGTGGGTACGAATTGAACATCACTCGAGATTTTAGCAAAAACCTTGGCATACCAGCAGTCATCTGGGAACCT GGCCGTGTTCTCTGTCAATTCTTTGAGAAAGAGGATATTAACTTTACTGGAAAGAAAGTGATTGAATTGGGGGCAGGCACTGGCATCGTGGGAATTCTAGCCATCCTGCTTG GGGGAGATGTCACGTTGACCGACGAACCGATCGTTCTAAGTCAGATCCAATACAACGTCTCCAACAATATTCCAGCAGCCAGCCTACACCGTTCAGAAGTCGCTGCACTTTCCTGGGGGAAAGACAATGATCAGTTCCCTTCAGATTATGACTACATTCTTGGCTCGGACATTGTCTACAAATCCTATGAGTTCCACTTACTGATAAATACCCTGCTACACCTAAGCAACCCAAATACCATCATTTACTTTTCGACGAAAATGCGTCAGGAGATGGGAGCCATTACATTTCACGAAAACCTCATCCCACAGCATTTTAATTCCGAAATCGTTCATAGAGTCTCGGAGAAAGATATCAATGTGTACAAAATAACGAAAAAATGTTCTATCATATAA